The proteins below are encoded in one region of Hydrogenispora ethanolica:
- a CDS encoding ABC transporter substrate-binding protein: MKKANKKILSVLFVLVMGLSLTAANAAAPKVKLRMWNIFPGAVQDAFKSIVHDYNASQDKVEVVPEYIPLPELKKQLSIGMAGDDLPDLVTVDNPDQAAFSAMGVFEDITQRLAKWKQVNKFFKGPIQSTIYNKRQYGLPFYSNCLALFYNETMLQEAGVKPPRNFGQVMEATKKLTTKEHYGLAICAARSEEGTFQFLPWLIASGGNFAKLDDAKATRALQMWTDLVKKGYMSKEVINWGQPDVEKQFAAGKAAMMINGPWQISNLKKDAPDLKWNVALFPKDKKEASVLGGYNIAILKGKQVNESFQFLTYLCSKNVMAKFCRLSGHLPARSDVAQDDTWQKDPILKTFMDQMKYAMPRGPHPKWPEFSGAIQIAIQEALSGFKTPAQALKDASKKVNIVQ; this comes from the coding sequence TTGAAAAAGGCAAACAAAAAAATCTTGTCCGTGTTGTTTGTGTTGGTCATGGGGCTCTCTTTAACGGCGGCCAACGCCGCGGCGCCCAAAGTCAAGCTGAGAATGTGGAATATCTTCCCCGGCGCGGTTCAAGACGCCTTCAAGTCGATCGTGCATGATTATAATGCTTCGCAGGACAAAGTGGAAGTGGTTCCGGAGTATATTCCGCTGCCGGAATTGAAAAAGCAGCTCTCCATCGGCATGGCGGGCGATGATCTTCCCGACCTGGTCACGGTGGACAATCCGGATCAGGCGGCGTTTTCGGCCATGGGCGTCTTCGAGGACATCACTCAGCGCCTGGCCAAGTGGAAACAAGTGAACAAGTTCTTCAAAGGGCCGATCCAATCCACCATTTACAACAAAAGACAGTACGGGTTGCCGTTTTACAGCAATTGTCTCGCCCTTTTCTACAATGAAACCATGCTACAGGAAGCCGGCGTGAAGCCGCCCCGCAACTTCGGGCAAGTCATGGAAGCGACCAAGAAACTGACCACCAAGGAGCACTACGGTCTGGCCATCTGCGCGGCGCGGAGCGAGGAAGGGACCTTCCAATTCCTGCCCTGGCTGATCGCGTCCGGCGGGAATTTCGCCAAGCTTGACGATGCCAAAGCGACCCGCGCGCTTCAGATGTGGACCGATTTGGTGAAAAAAGGATACATGAGCAAAGAAGTGATCAACTGGGGACAGCCGGATGTTGAGAAACAGTTCGCTGCGGGCAAAGCGGCCATGATGATCAATGGCCCGTGGCAGATTTCCAATCTCAAGAAGGACGCTCCCGATCTGAAGTGGAACGTGGCCCTCTTCCCGAAAGATAAAAAGGAAGCCTCGGTGCTCGGCGGTTACAACATCGCGATTCTCAAGGGCAAACAAGTGAATGAAAGCTTCCAATTCCTGACCTATCTCTGCAGTAAGAATGTGATGGCCAAGTTCTGCAGGCTGTCGGGGCATCTGCCGGCCCGGAGCGATGTCGCTCAGGATGATACCTGGCAAAAGGATCCAATCCTGAAAACCTTTATGGATCAAATGAAATACGCGATGCCGCGGGGACCCCATCCCAAATGGCCGGAGTTCTCCGGGGCCATCCAGATTGCTATCCAGGAAGCCCTCTCCGGATTCAAAACACCGGCCCAAGCGCTGAAGGATGCCTCCAAAAAAGTGAATATCGTGCAATAA
- the mrdA gene encoding penicillin-binding protein 2, whose product MEYGALKNFESKFKYLSRLVLIVFAVLLIRLWQLQIMEGSAIMVKSRQNQTRVVRINAPRGMIYDRKGKILATSQFSHHVSVVPEDIEDKPEELALLCKILKLTPAELRTKLQPNPKYPRSDYQYVPIMKNLDPDTVIRLKEAQLNLAGVEVDEVPIRFYPYRELGCHLFGYTREIDLQELLQLRDKGYHPGDPIGKTGLERTYEDFLRGSGGGKIYEADIHGRPLRLLENREPVPGYDLHLTIDLKLQAAAEKALDAQLAWLQKYTQWKNAKSGAVLALDPRNGDILAMVSKPGFDPNWFSGVMSREVADSIYQNPLHPLTNRTIQGEFAPGSTFKPLTVLSALMEHKVTLDDQFYCNGFDPVYGQNFKCWTVTNRFGPKAHFRENVIDGLKNSCNIVMGELSSRVGPEILAKYSRAFGLGKPTGLQLYPGEASGLVPDPEWKRKHTREKTWFDIETKMFGIGQTYLTVTPLQLAQVYAALANRGKLYRPRLVSKITSAAGRPVAKFAPQVVQDLKLPPDVQAIIQEGLMEVIGDGGTAASAFRGFPIERYPIAGKTGTAQKPPYDNSGVFACYAPARRPRIVIVVFVEQGGSGSGGAAPIARKILEAYFHLDKPLRRPLSAPPRSRVPQPDSAVNGVSVPEPLPGSATPPAESLPAGNEPHAGTAVPSESRPQTESPQPAVPAGDSPGF is encoded by the coding sequence ATGGAATACGGCGCGCTGAAGAATTTCGAGAGCAAGTTCAAATATCTTTCCAGACTCGTCCTGATTGTCTTCGCGGTCCTATTGATCCGGTTGTGGCAGCTTCAGATCATGGAAGGTTCGGCGATTATGGTAAAATCGCGGCAGAACCAGACCCGGGTCGTTAGGATCAATGCTCCGCGCGGGATGATTTACGACCGCAAGGGCAAAATTTTGGCAACCAGCCAGTTCTCCCATCATGTCTCGGTCGTTCCCGAAGATATTGAGGATAAGCCGGAAGAGCTTGCGCTGCTGTGCAAAATCCTGAAGCTCACCCCCGCCGAATTGCGGACGAAGCTCCAGCCCAACCCCAAATATCCCCGGAGCGACTACCAGTACGTGCCGATCATGAAAAATCTCGATCCGGACACCGTCATTCGTCTTAAGGAAGCCCAACTGAACTTGGCCGGGGTGGAAGTGGATGAGGTGCCGATCCGTTTTTACCCCTACCGGGAGCTGGGTTGCCATTTATTCGGTTATACCCGGGAGATCGATCTCCAGGAACTCCTGCAGCTCCGGGATAAGGGCTATCATCCCGGCGACCCGATCGGCAAAACCGGATTGGAACGCACCTATGAGGATTTTTTGCGCGGAAGCGGCGGCGGCAAGATTTACGAGGCCGATATTCACGGCCGTCCCTTGCGGCTATTGGAGAACCGGGAGCCTGTTCCCGGCTATGATCTGCATTTGACCATCGATCTAAAGCTCCAGGCCGCGGCCGAGAAAGCGCTCGACGCCCAGCTGGCCTGGCTCCAAAAATATACCCAGTGGAAGAATGCCAAATCCGGGGCAGTGCTCGCCCTGGATCCCCGGAACGGCGATATTCTGGCCATGGTGAGCAAGCCCGGGTTTGACCCCAACTGGTTCAGCGGGGTCATGTCCCGGGAAGTCGCCGATTCGATCTATCAGAATCCCCTGCACCCGCTCACCAACCGGACGATCCAGGGAGAGTTCGCTCCGGGCTCGACGTTTAAACCGCTTACCGTCCTGTCCGCCCTCATGGAGCATAAGGTCACCCTCGACGATCAGTTCTACTGCAACGGCTTTGACCCGGTTTACGGCCAGAACTTTAAATGTTGGACGGTTACCAACCGCTTCGGGCCGAAGGCGCATTTCCGGGAGAATGTGATTGACGGTTTAAAAAATTCCTGCAATATCGTCATGGGCGAACTCAGCAGCCGGGTGGGTCCGGAGATCCTGGCCAAATACAGCCGCGCCTTCGGCCTGGGGAAGCCGACCGGCCTTCAACTGTATCCGGGGGAGGCTTCGGGCCTGGTGCCGGATCCCGAATGGAAACGCAAGCATACCAGGGAAAAGACTTGGTTCGACATTGAGACGAAGATGTTTGGGATCGGCCAGACCTATCTTACGGTCACTCCCCTGCAATTAGCCCAGGTTTACGCGGCGCTCGCCAATCGCGGCAAGCTGTACCGGCCGCGCCTGGTCTCCAAGATTACCTCGGCCGCCGGCCGTCCGGTGGCGAAATTCGCGCCTCAAGTCGTCCAGGATCTGAAGCTGCCCCCAGATGTCCAGGCGATTATCCAGGAGGGGCTGATGGAAGTGATCGGCGACGGCGGCACTGCTGCCTCGGCATTCCGAGGCTTCCCGATAGAGCGGTATCCCATCGCCGGCAAAACCGGTACCGCCCAAAAGCCGCCCTACGACAATTCCGGCGTGTTCGCATGTTATGCCCCGGCCCGCCGGCCGCGGATCGTCATCGTGGTCTTTGTCGAACAGGGCGGCTCGGGCAGTGGCGGCGCCGCGCCCATTGCCCGGAAAATCCTAGAGGCTTACTTTCATTTGGATAAACCGCTCCGGCGTCCTCTGTCCGCACCGCCCCGCTCCCGGGTACCGCAGCCGGACTCTGCAGTCAATGGAGTTTCCGTTCCGGAGCCTCTCCCTGGTTCGGCCACGCCGCCAGCGGAGTCTTTGCCGGCCGGGAATGAGCCCCATGCCGGCACCGCCGTTCCTTCGGAATCCAGGCCCCAAACCGAATCTCCCCAGCCGGCCGTTCCCGCCGGCGACTCTCCCGGTTTTTAA
- a CDS encoding carbohydrate ABC transporter permease has product MKSPAWRLSDQHREWLLNGIAIAICAVFLFPIYWLIVTSLKTEAEIFRTPPTLFPTAVQFKNYIVESSGGFSIYRSFFNSMLISLSTMVISMALSTPAAYGMARYNMSFKKTMLLLFLVTQMMPPTLILTPLFIIFKQARVLNTYLAPIIADCTIAIPFSVLTLRTYFLSIPKELEESARIDGCNKFVAFMRIMIPVSYPGVIVSAAFSFLFAWGNLIYPLTYLTNQAMRPLTAGIYNFIIAEYGISWNRVMAFGVLTVLPVIVIFISLQKYLVGGLTTGTVKG; this is encoded by the coding sequence ATGAAATCACCCGCCTGGAGACTATCGGACCAGCACCGGGAGTGGCTCTTGAACGGAATCGCCATTGCGATCTGCGCTGTCTTTCTCTTCCCCATCTATTGGCTGATCGTGACCTCGCTCAAGACGGAGGCGGAGATCTTCCGGACGCCGCCCACCTTATTCCCGACGGCGGTGCAGTTTAAGAACTACATCGTCGAATCCAGCGGCGGCTTCAGCATCTACCGCTCCTTCTTCAACAGCATGCTGATCTCGCTCAGCACGATGGTCATCTCGATGGCCCTCTCGACGCCGGCCGCCTATGGCATGGCCCGCTACAACATGTCGTTCAAAAAGACCATGCTGCTTTTGTTCCTGGTTACGCAGATGATGCCGCCGACACTGATCCTGACCCCGCTGTTCATCATCTTTAAGCAAGCGCGGGTGCTCAACACCTATCTGGCGCCGATCATCGCCGACTGCACCATCGCCATCCCGTTCAGCGTCCTCACCCTCCGGACCTACTTCCTGTCGATCCCCAAGGAGCTGGAGGAGTCGGCCCGGATCGACGGCTGCAACAAATTCGTGGCCTTTATGAGAATCATGATTCCGGTGTCCTATCCCGGCGTCATTGTGTCGGCGGCTTTCTCATTCCTGTTCGCCTGGGGCAACCTGATCTATCCGCTGACCTATCTCACCAATCAGGCGATGCGCCCGTTGACCGCGGGAATCTATAACTTCATCATTGCCGAGTACGGCATCAGTTGGAACCGGGTGATGGCTTTCGGGGTCCTGACGGTGCTCCCGGTCATCGTCATCTTTATCAGCTTGCAAAAATACCTGGTTGGCGGTCTAACCACCGGCACCGTCAAAGGATAA
- a CDS encoding TIM-barrel domain-containing protein — protein sequence MSNQTSANEAKYGPLKWTKNAAAVQNQKGGIFVNVAKFPKITELKEVAFLLAQRVKSYRREQNAVAFQVEGKFYRQAPQYRYLDFRPMHDELPNTRNLCVRLSFLNDDVVRIQLAEGMAVPENRTEMIGDCQYEPVQLAVVEDAAEVVISTRRITVRIHKEPWNLTISDCAGKIFYKQFSGDEHSFMKYEVCPFGFLYDRDHQEKFSCEGVYFDDAEHFYGFGEKFGALDKKGQTLNLWNANAMGTNTERSYKNIPFFISSRGYGVFYNTSYKLNCDMGNSLYKAYSIMSGDPALDFFVIHGPSIKEILPRYTAITGKPVMPPKWSFGLWMSKISYGSREEVEGVAKKLRERQIPCDVIHIDTDWFDESWVCNWKFSEKRFPKVAEMIADLSRDGFKISLWQLPYVEKGNLTVNDVYEEGMAKGYFACAGDGELEFPHGLIDFSNPEAVDWYQHKLLQPLLELGIKAIKVDFGESAPASYTYQNCDGKAMHNLYALLYNKAAYEATAEVYGEEDAVIWARSTWAGSQKYPVHWGGDAGTDFHGLASSIKGGLGFGLSGFPFWSHDIGGFWFDTNPVLFARWTQVGMFSSHARTHGFFTREPWDFGPEVEAIFKKYTELRYRLIPYIYSSARQCVAESLPLFRALVLEYQDDPAVAGIDSQYLFGESFLVAPILNEENVRSIYLPEGIWTDYWDGTQYQGKQWLTYEAGLDKLPLFVRANAIIPMGPLMNYIDERECDPITLDLYPVGGQSRFGIVDTDQNRIQVTLQADESIRVTVSPSEHHFLLELHNTGAVTGVTVNGAPVPVAANDPQAPCHRNGRGLTIRAEGQSDRELVIVVQKA from the coding sequence ATGTCGAATCAAACAAGCGCCAACGAAGCAAAGTATGGGCCGTTAAAATGGACGAAGAACGCCGCTGCCGTGCAAAACCAAAAGGGCGGCATCTTTGTGAACGTGGCCAAATTCCCGAAGATCACCGAGCTGAAGGAGGTTGCCTTTTTACTGGCCCAACGGGTCAAGAGCTACCGCAGGGAGCAGAACGCCGTGGCCTTTCAGGTCGAGGGGAAATTCTACCGCCAAGCGCCGCAATACCGTTACCTGGATTTCCGGCCGATGCACGACGAGTTGCCCAACACCCGGAATCTCTGCGTCCGGCTGAGCTTTCTCAATGACGATGTGGTGCGGATCCAGCTGGCCGAGGGCATGGCGGTCCCGGAGAACCGGACCGAGATGATCGGCGATTGTCAGTACGAACCGGTCCAGCTGGCGGTGGTGGAAGACGCGGCGGAAGTTGTCATCTCCACCCGCCGGATTACGGTGCGGATCCATAAAGAACCTTGGAACCTGACGATCAGCGACTGCGCCGGCAAGATCTTTTACAAACAATTCAGCGGCGACGAGCATTCGTTCATGAAATACGAGGTTTGCCCGTTCGGCTTTTTGTATGACCGCGACCATCAGGAGAAATTCAGCTGCGAGGGGGTTTATTTCGACGATGCCGAACATTTTTACGGTTTTGGGGAGAAATTCGGCGCTCTCGACAAGAAGGGCCAGACCTTGAACCTCTGGAACGCCAATGCGATGGGGACCAATACCGAGCGCAGCTATAAAAATATCCCCTTCTTCATCAGTTCCCGGGGCTATGGGGTCTTTTACAACACTTCCTACAAGCTAAACTGCGATATGGGCAATTCGCTCTACAAAGCCTATTCCATCATGAGCGGCGATCCGGCGCTGGACTTTTTTGTGATCCATGGGCCTTCGATCAAGGAGATCCTGCCGCGCTACACTGCCATCACCGGCAAGCCGGTGATGCCGCCCAAATGGTCTTTCGGCCTGTGGATGAGCAAGATCAGCTACGGCTCCCGGGAAGAGGTGGAAGGGGTCGCCAAGAAGCTGCGCGAGCGCCAGATTCCCTGCGACGTCATTCATATCGACACCGACTGGTTCGACGAGAGCTGGGTCTGCAACTGGAAATTCTCCGAAAAGCGTTTCCCCAAGGTGGCCGAGATGATCGCCGACCTGAGCCGGGACGGTTTTAAGATCTCCCTGTGGCAGCTGCCCTACGTCGAGAAAGGCAATCTGACGGTCAATGACGTCTATGAAGAGGGCATGGCCAAAGGCTACTTCGCCTGCGCCGGCGATGGCGAGCTGGAGTTCCCGCACGGCCTGATCGATTTCTCCAATCCCGAGGCGGTGGACTGGTACCAGCACAAACTGCTCCAACCGCTGCTGGAATTGGGGATCAAAGCGATTAAGGTCGATTTCGGCGAGTCGGCGCCGGCCTCCTATACCTATCAGAATTGCGACGGCAAGGCCATGCACAATCTGTACGCCTTGCTCTACAATAAAGCGGCCTACGAGGCCACGGCGGAGGTCTACGGCGAGGAAGACGCGGTGATCTGGGCGCGCAGCACCTGGGCGGGTTCGCAGAAGTATCCGGTCCACTGGGGCGGCGACGCCGGAACCGACTTCCACGGGCTGGCTTCTTCGATCAAGGGCGGGCTCGGCTTCGGTTTGTCGGGATTCCCGTTCTGGAGCCACGATATCGGCGGTTTCTGGTTCGATACCAACCCGGTGCTGTTCGCACGCTGGACCCAAGTGGGCATGTTCAGTTCCCATGCCCGGACTCACGGCTTCTTCACCCGGGAACCCTGGGACTTCGGACCGGAAGTGGAGGCGATCTTCAAGAAGTATACCGAACTGCGCTACCGGCTGATCCCCTATATCTATTCATCGGCGCGGCAATGCGTGGCGGAGAGCCTGCCGCTCTTCCGGGCCCTGGTCCTCGAGTACCAGGACGATCCGGCGGTGGCCGGGATCGACAGCCAGTATCTCTTCGGCGAGTCCTTCCTGGTGGCGCCGATCCTCAATGAGGAGAACGTCCGCTCGATTTACCTGCCGGAAGGAATCTGGACCGACTATTGGGACGGCACCCAGTATCAAGGCAAGCAATGGCTGACCTATGAGGCGGGCCTCGACAAGCTGCCGCTCTTTGTCCGGGCCAACGCGATCATTCCCATGGGCCCGCTGATGAACTATATCGACGAGCGGGAATGCGACCCGATCACGCTCGACCTCTACCCGGTCGGCGGCCAGTCCCGTTTCGGGATCGTCGATACCGATCAAAACCGGATCCAAGTGACGCTGCAGGCCGATGAGAGCATCCGGGTCACGGTGTCGCCTTCGGAGCATCACTTCCTTTTGGAGCTGCACAATACCGGCGCGGTGACCGGGGTGACGGTGAACGGTGCGCCGGTGCCGGTAGCGGCGAACGATCCCCAAGCTCCCTGCCACCGGAACGGCCGGGGCCTGACCATCCGGGCCGAGGGCCAATCCGACCGGGAATTGGTGATCGTCGTTCAGAAAGCCTGA
- a CDS encoding aldo/keto reductase yields the protein MLYRKFGKTGETVSALGFGCMRLPIRDDDPSHIDEAEAIRMIRYAIDAGVNYVDTAYPYHGTGFTHGGSSEPLVAKALKDGYRERVKLATKLPSWLIQSRADMDQYLDEQLERLETDHIDFYLVHSLNVSSWATVKQFGIAEFLDQALRDGRIKYAGFSFHDRLPLFKEIVDAYDWSFCQIQYNYLDENYQAGTEGLEYAAQRGLGMVIMEPLRGGKIVNLPQAARDVLERTGSGRTPAEWGLRWVWNSPEVSVVLSGMTTMEQVVENVKAAGEVLPDSLSQEELAAIERVKRIFNERVKVQCTACGYCMPCPVGINIPGCFSFYNDHWVFDGNPQIKAMYQRQSTLTKAAPASKCVACGRCESHCPQGIAIRDELKRVTELFA from the coding sequence ATGTTATACCGAAAATTCGGCAAGACCGGCGAAACGGTTTCCGCTTTGGGATTCGGCTGCATGCGGCTGCCGATCCGGGACGACGATCCCAGCCATATCGATGAGGCCGAGGCGATCCGGATGATCCGCTACGCCATTGACGCGGGCGTTAATTATGTGGATACCGCCTATCCCTATCACGGCACCGGTTTTACGCACGGCGGATCCAGCGAGCCGCTGGTCGCCAAGGCGCTCAAGGACGGTTACCGCGAGCGGGTCAAACTGGCGACCAAGCTTCCCAGTTGGCTGATTCAGAGCCGCGCCGACATGGACCAATACTTGGACGAGCAATTGGAGCGGCTGGAGACGGACCATATCGATTTCTACCTGGTGCATTCGTTGAATGTCAGCTCCTGGGCGACGGTAAAGCAGTTCGGCATTGCCGAATTTCTGGACCAGGCGCTGAGGGACGGCAGGATTAAGTACGCCGGCTTCTCCTTCCACGATCGGCTCCCGCTCTTCAAGGAGATCGTCGACGCCTACGACTGGTCGTTCTGCCAGATCCAATACAATTATCTGGACGAAAACTACCAGGCCGGCACGGAGGGCCTGGAGTACGCGGCGCAGCGCGGCTTGGGCATGGTGATCATGGAGCCGTTGCGCGGCGGAAAGATCGTGAATCTCCCCCAGGCGGCCCGGGATGTTTTGGAGCGGACCGGCAGCGGGCGCACCCCGGCGGAATGGGGTTTGCGCTGGGTATGGAATAGCCCGGAAGTATCGGTGGTCCTGAGCGGCATGACCACCATGGAGCAGGTGGTCGAAAACGTCAAGGCCGCCGGGGAGGTGCTGCCGGATTCCCTCAGCCAGGAAGAGCTGGCCGCCATCGAGCGGGTCAAGAGGATCTTCAACGAACGGGTCAAAGTGCAATGCACCGCCTGCGGCTACTGTATGCCTTGCCCGGTCGGGATCAATATTCCGGGCTGTTTTTCATTCTACAACGACCATTGGGTATTTGACGGCAACCCGCAGATCAAAGCGATGTACCAGCGCCAGTCCACTCTCACCAAGGCGGCGCCCGCCTCCAAGTGCGTGGCATGCGGCCGCTGTGAGAGCCACTGCCCGCAAGGCATCGCCATCCGCGACGAACTGAAACGG
- a CDS encoding response regulator transcription factor, which produces MRIVVVEDELRTRRSIIKLLTKLNPDYRVVGEAEDGAAGLTVIEQTAPDLVITDIKMPNIDGLEMIKTLKLRNADLRSKFLILSGYAEFEYAQQALKLGLVEYLLKPITVPELIASLQSIERMLAKEQEAAGMLAARSEPPEKLLGKIMMDQGNSPADIGKLAQHFEQVAAVRWSLGLIRFEPDVPEPEQEDWVAELTRLIGDDSWGELRPLLAANKPRRELALLFPQQAAGSGASFMGKLRSHCADHWSGEVVAGYAELDGLETIGRTYLWISANLKWNLVLEDIVFQEKVALFKPEQFIYPTEMEIKITQRIATLNFGDLFDELEQFFGRLKARLFHPDDLREAVTRLTGAVLYAIQRERAEMNDQVKNTLIISRMDQCLWLGNKRKILEDLLRQVAGECSRKVSQYNLVIRKTLKIIEKEYHLDLSLEYLAGKLHITPEYLSALFARETGKNLIAYLTEYRIEKSKDLLLSRQYKIYEIAKMVGYSDVKYYCKVFKKITGHSAGDYLKLSC; this is translated from the coding sequence ATGCGAATCGTTGTGGTTGAAGATGAACTCCGTACCCGGAGAAGTATTATTAAGTTGCTCACCAAGCTCAATCCCGATTACCGGGTGGTTGGCGAGGCCGAGGACGGCGCCGCGGGTCTGACGGTGATCGAGCAGACCGCGCCGGATCTGGTCATTACGGACATCAAAATGCCCAATATCGACGGCTTGGAGATGATCAAGACACTGAAGCTGCGGAACGCGGATCTTCGCAGCAAATTCCTCATTCTCAGCGGCTATGCCGAGTTCGAATATGCCCAACAGGCATTGAAACTGGGGCTGGTTGAGTACCTGTTAAAACCGATCACCGTCCCTGAATTGATCGCCAGCCTTCAAAGTATCGAGCGGATGCTGGCCAAGGAGCAAGAGGCCGCCGGGATGCTGGCGGCGCGGTCGGAACCGCCGGAGAAACTTTTGGGAAAGATCATGATGGACCAAGGCAATTCGCCGGCGGATATCGGGAAACTGGCCCAGCATTTTGAGCAAGTTGCCGCTGTCCGGTGGTCCCTGGGATTAATCCGCTTTGAGCCGGATGTGCCAGAGCCGGAGCAGGAGGATTGGGTCGCCGAGTTGACCAGGCTGATCGGGGATGACAGCTGGGGCGAACTGCGGCCGTTGCTGGCCGCCAACAAGCCCCGGAGGGAACTGGCGTTACTTTTTCCACAGCAGGCGGCGGGCTCCGGCGCTAGCTTCATGGGAAAGCTGCGGAGTCACTGCGCGGATCACTGGTCCGGCGAGGTGGTGGCCGGCTATGCGGAGCTGGACGGGTTGGAGACGATCGGCCGGACGTATCTGTGGATCAGCGCTAACCTGAAGTGGAATCTGGTATTGGAGGATATCGTTTTCCAGGAGAAGGTGGCGCTGTTCAAGCCGGAGCAATTTATATATCCCACCGAGATGGAGATCAAAATCACCCAGCGGATTGCGACTTTGAATTTTGGGGACCTTTTCGACGAGCTGGAACAGTTTTTTGGCCGCCTCAAGGCGCGTTTATTCCATCCCGACGATTTGCGAGAGGCGGTCACCCGGCTGACGGGAGCGGTGCTCTATGCGATCCAGCGGGAACGGGCTGAAATGAATGACCAGGTCAAAAACACCTTGATTATCAGCAGGATGGACCAGTGTCTTTGGCTCGGAAATAAGCGGAAAATCCTGGAGGATCTCCTCCGCCAGGTGGCCGGGGAATGCAGCCGGAAAGTCAGCCAGTATAACCTGGTGATCCGGAAAACCCTGAAGATCATCGAGAAAGAGTACCATCTGGATCTCTCCTTGGAGTATCTGGCGGGAAAGCTGCACATCACGCCGGAGTATTTAAGTGCGCTTTTCGCACGGGAAACCGGGAAAAATCTCATCGCTTACCTGACCGAATACCGGATCGAAAAATCAAAGGATCTGTTGTTGAGCCGGCAGTATAAGATTTACGAGATCGCCAAAATGGTGGGATATTCCGACGTCAAATACTACTGCAAAGTCTTCAAGAAGATCACCGGGCATTCGGCGGGAGACTATCTGAAGCTGTCTTGTTAA
- a CDS encoding carbohydrate ABC transporter permease, giving the protein MKKSRAEAGDWAKYLFVLPALLFMLAFIGYPIIYNIILSLRDVSVMTFQNAKELVGLRNYVQLFTESNGILNLSILNTFFYTAVCLIFQFSIGFAFAIFFALRFRYASFLRGLAMIAWMVPMTITGLMFKYMLSPSGGLINEILMALHLVKEPVEWLINGKTAMWGIIITNIWVGIPFNMILLATGITTIPESVYESANIDGANFLQKFFCITVPMIRPAIMSVLTLGFIYTFKVFDLVFIMTNGGPVNATEVLSTLAYRMSFVEFNFSKGATVSNVLFIILFFVGLFYLRLIRQNEEVM; this is encoded by the coding sequence ATGAAAAAATCTCGAGCGGAAGCCGGGGATTGGGCGAAGTATCTGTTTGTACTGCCGGCGCTGCTGTTTATGTTGGCCTTTATCGGCTATCCGATTATTTATAACATAATCCTGAGCCTGCGGGACGTCAGCGTGATGACGTTTCAAAATGCCAAGGAACTGGTGGGCCTCAGGAATTATGTGCAGCTTTTCACCGAGTCGAATGGCATTTTGAACCTTTCGATCCTGAACACTTTCTTTTATACGGCGGTCTGTCTGATCTTCCAGTTTTCCATCGGGTTCGCTTTCGCCATCTTTTTCGCGCTGAGGTTCCGCTATGCCAGCTTTCTGCGCGGGCTGGCGATGATCGCCTGGATGGTGCCGATGACCATCACCGGCCTGATGTTTAAGTACATGTTGAGCCCGAGCGGCGGCTTGATCAATGAGATCCTGATGGCGCTGCACCTGGTCAAGGAGCCGGTGGAGTGGCTGATCAACGGGAAAACCGCGATGTGGGGCATTATCATCACCAATATCTGGGTGGGCATACCCTTCAATATGATCCTCCTGGCCACCGGGATCACCACGATACCCGAGAGCGTCTATGAGAGCGCCAATATTGACGGAGCCAATTTCCTGCAGAAGTTTTTCTGCATTACGGTTCCGATGATCCGGCCGGCGATCATGTCCGTGCTGACCCTGGGCTTTATCTATACCTTCAAAGTGTTCGACCTGGTCTTCATCATGACCAACGGCGGGCCGGTCAATGCGACGGAGGTACTCTCCACCTTGGCGTACCGGATGTCTTTCGTGGAGTTTAACTTCAGCAAAGGCGCGACGGTATCCAATGTCCTGTTCATCATCCTGTTCTTCGTCGGCCTTTTCTACTTACGCCTGATCCGCCAGAATGAGGAGGTCATGTAG